From the Pseudomonas baltica genome, one window contains:
- a CDS encoding ABC transporter substrate-binding protein — MQPNNNRRLFLRHCAVVGAAGALGLGLSGCDKADKGAKTASGAPAVVGSVGDKVVEFKYPDNPSFDLIYVADSLGYFDGSRARPKYIGKIAAPQVIPLTGTGEIDFGARMVPLVISAIASGLDLKVVAAGGKTLQEAPHMKYFVRNDSGIFKPKDMEGKTVGFNSFGACAEFVTKKYLREQGVNVEKINWVVIPDNQAEQTLATGNVDIAIIHPPASGGAEHNPALRKLWSDYDLDGGLGGMAPYSVYGKFMREHPEATRDVVSAIARAANWVNANPDDARKITSERIGMKLELVERFAYVDNLVVTEPPIQYYIDILENEGKLKKGSIQVKDVYTNQFNPFAKASV; from the coding sequence CCGAATAACAATCGCCGACTGTTCCTCAGACATTGCGCCGTCGTGGGCGCCGCTGGCGCCTTGGGCCTGGGCCTCAGTGGCTGCGACAAGGCGGACAAGGGCGCCAAGACCGCCAGTGGCGCGCCGGCCGTGGTCGGCAGCGTCGGCGACAAGGTCGTCGAGTTCAAATACCCGGACAACCCCAGCTTCGACCTGATCTACGTCGCCGACTCGCTCGGTTACTTCGACGGCAGCCGCGCGCGTCCCAAATACATCGGCAAGATCGCCGCGCCGCAGGTCATACCGCTGACCGGCACCGGTGAAATCGACTTCGGCGCGCGCATGGTGCCCTTGGTGATTTCGGCGATTGCCAGCGGCCTGGACCTCAAGGTAGTCGCCGCTGGCGGCAAGACCCTGCAGGAAGCGCCGCACATGAAGTATTTCGTGCGCAACGACTCAGGCATCTTCAAGCCCAAGGACATGGAAGGCAAAACCGTCGGCTTCAATAGCTTTGGTGCCTGCGCCGAGTTCGTCACCAAGAAGTACCTGCGCGAGCAGGGCGTCAACGTCGAGAAAATCAACTGGGTGGTGATTCCCGACAACCAGGCCGAGCAGACCTTGGCCACCGGCAACGTCGACATCGCCATCATCCACCCGCCTGCTTCGGGCGGTGCCGAGCACAACCCGGCGCTGCGCAAGCTGTGGAGCGATTACGACCTCGACGGCGGCCTCGGCGGCATGGCGCCCTACAGCGTGTACGGCAAGTTCATGCGCGAACACCCTGAGGCCACCCGCGATGTGGTATCGGCCATCGCCCGTGCGGCCAACTGGGTCAATGCCAACCCGGACGACGCGCGCAAGATCACCTCTGAACGCATCGGCATGAAGCTCGAGCTGGTGGAGCGTTTCGCCTATGTCGACAACCTGGTAGTGACCGAGCCGCCGATCCAGTACTACATCGATATCCTCGAAAACGAGGGCAAGCTGAAAAAGGGCTCGATCCAGGTCAAGGACGTCTACACCAACCAGTTCAACCCCTT